In Penicillium psychrofluorescens genome assembly, chromosome: 5, a single window of DNA contains:
- a CDS encoding uncharacterized protein (ID:PFLUO_007321-T1.cds;~source:funannotate), which translates to MEGTSWLAVWHAYRLPLLITLAALFVFHVYRRAQSRSKTPASVSVPSSPRRQSLYEEKIQSEAARSEKPIKPATGPKRVQGRKPAKTIGGRRVSDQDNHPVSFIQPIIFYASLTTTTERYAHMLLEDLRAAAQERADPQDRGRGILPPQIQDLAYIDFDDFFTSAPQPPASSPGIRYVYCILIPTYNIDSVINLFLTHLDETHNDFRIDTGSLSKLAGYSVFGFGDKEEWPTEEEGFCSQATEIDRWMAKLTGRKRAYPLGMGDVKSDAEQALKEWSRGLKDILCDILENGGLGEGVPGSGDAAESDEEDLDNGNEDQEKTPTMVDLEDIRMGGDAQGGAPIPVDFTTAGKSVAPAATAKEMVPKTSPTYASLTKQGYTIVGSHSGVKICRWTKSALRGRGSCYKFSFYGIRSHLCMEATPSLSCSNKCIFCWRHGTNPVGTTWRWQVDKPDLIFKGIKEGHYQKIKMMRGVPGVRAERFAEAMRIRHCALSLVGEPIFYPHINEFLDMLHAERISSFLVCNAQHPDQLQTLSRVTQLYVSIDASNRESLRKIDRPLHRDFWERFQRCLDILREKRNAQRTVFRLTLVKGFNVDDEVIGYANLVEKALPCFVEVKGVTFCGTSTSAGAGLTMQNVPFYEEVSTFVVALNAELERRGLHYGIAAEHAHSCCALIASNRFHVDGKWHTRINYERFFELLEKEKADGTSFTPEDYMRETEEWAYWGKGGFDPNDQRVYTKGKNKNKHKAIEAASTS; encoded by the coding sequence ATGGAAGGCACCAGCTGGCTGGCCGTTTGGCACGCTTATCGGCTACCCTTGCTGATTACGCTGGCtgctctcttcgtcttccatGTCTATCGCAGAGCCCAGTCCCGATCCAAGACCCCCGCGTCGGTTTCCGTCCCATCGTCGCCCCGGAGACAGTCGCTgtacgaggagaagatccaaTCTGAGGCGGCCCGTTCCGAGAAACCAATCAAGCCAGCAACAGGCCCCAAGCGCGTGCAAGGGAGGAAGCCCGCGAAGACGATTGGCGGGCGTCGCGTATCAGACCAAGACAATCACCCCGTGTCGTTCATTCAGCCCATCATCTTTTACGCCTCGTTGACAACCACGACTGAGCGGTATGCCCACATGCTTCTAGAGGATCTCCGTGCCGCGGCGCAAGAACGAGCAGATCCCCAGGACCGCGGGCGTGGCATCCTGCCCCCCCAGATCCAGGATCTGGCCTACATCGACTTTGACGATTTTTTCACCTCGGCTCCCCAGCCGCCAGCTTCTTCCCCCGGCATCCGCTACGTTTACTGCATCCTGATCCCCACCTACAACATTGACAGCGTGATCAATCTGTTCTTGACCCACTTGGACGAAACTCACAACGATTTCCGCATTGACACCGGCTCACTGTCCAAGCTCGCGGGCTATTCGGTATTTGGATTTGGAGATAAAGAGGAATGGCCaaccgaggaagaaggcttTTGCTCGCAAGCCACAGAGATCGACCGATGGATGGCCAAGCTCACCGGGCGCAAGCGCGCATATCCTCTGGGAATGGGAGATGTGAAGAGTGACGCAGAGCAGGCGCTGAAAGAGTGGTCTCGCGGACTGAAGGACATTCTATGTGACATCTTGGAGAACGGCGGGCTCGGTGAGGGTGTCCCGGGCAGTGGAGACGCCGCGGAAagtgatgaagaggatcTCGATAATGGCAACGAGGATCAAGAAAAAACTCCAACTATGGTGGATCTGGAAGACATCCGGATGGGCGGTGATGCCCAGGGAGGTGCCCCTATTCCTGTTGATTTCACCACAGCCGGCAAGTCAGTTGCACCGGCAGCGACCGCCAAGGAGATGGTTCCAAAGACATCACCAACATACGCTTCGCTGACGAAGCAAGGTTATACCATTGTGGGGTCCCATTCGGGTGTCAAGATCTGCCGTTGGACCAAGTCGGCGTTGCGGGGGCGAGGGTCGTGCTACAAGTTTTCTTTCTATGGCATTCGATCCCATCTGTGCATGGAAGCGACCCCGTCGCTGTCATGCAGCAATAAGTGCATTTTCTGCTGGCGCCACGGCACGAACCCGGTGGGAACCACCTGGCGTTGGCAAGTGGACAAGCCCGATCTAATCTTCAAGGGCATCAAGGAAGGCCACTACCAGAAAATCAAGATGATGCGTGGTGTGCCCGGGGTGCGCGCCGAGCGGTTCGCAGAGGCGATGCGCATTCGACACTGCGCCCTCAGTCTTGTCGGCGAGCCCATCTTCTATCCTCACATCAATGAATTCCTGGACATGCTACACGCCGAGCGCATCTCCAGTTTTCTAGTGTGCAACGCCCAGCATCCCGATCAGCTGCAGACGCTGAGCCGCGTTACGCAACTTTATGTCTCCATCGACGCTAGCAACCGTGAGAGCCTTCGCAAGATCGATCGGCCGCTGCACCGTGACTTTTGGGAGCGGTTCCAGCGCTGCCTGGACATTCTCCGGGAAAAGCGAAATGCCCAGCGCACGGTGTTCCGACTGACCTTGGTCAAGGGATTCAACGTGGATGACGAAGTGATAGGGTACGCCAAcctggtggagaaggcccTGCCATGTTTCGTCGAGGTCAAGGGTGTCACGTTCTGTGGAACCAGCACAAGCGCCGGCGCGGGTCTGACCATGCAGAATGTCCCATTCTATGAAGAGGTCTCGACCTTTGTCGTCGCACTGAAcgcggagctggagcgccGTGGTCTGCACTACGGGATTGCAGCCGAGCACGCGCATAGCTGCTGCGCACTGATTGCCTCGAACCGCTTCCACGTCGACGGGAAATGGCACACTCGGATCAACTACGAACGCTTCTTCGAgctcctggagaaggagaaggcggatGGCACCTCTTTCACGCCGGAGGATTACATGCGCGAGACGGAAGAGTGGGCGTACTGGGGCAAAGGCGGGTTCGACCCGAACGATCAGCGCGTCTACACAAAGggcaagaacaagaacaagcACAAGGCTATCGAGGCGGCATCCACGTCCTGA
- a CDS encoding uncharacterized protein (ID:PFLUO_007322-T1.cds;~source:funannotate) encodes MAQPAAGKPTAGLLQIPAAATQKAASPAPAKKASKPPTPRLKLVIRRLPPGLTQSELESALGDEWTVGGGKVDWLQYKPGKVSKDPAKPSRPARAYVHVVSSECITPFSDTVRQTSFQDARQTSHDPVLLGPPTLEFAPYAKTPGSRVRKDARQGTIDQDSDFIAFLESLTQPIAKSAPVDTVDGEEKKKDTVTTTPLVQFIKDKKATKGKDGSGKSSKRADKESKLEKVHAKKLLQRPDKDPGSTVSEKKAKGEKGAKEAGKAAKLAGAGGAKSSKSGATATKEGAGASERKRERGNVAAAAKILQRDLGLSPAGARRRAKAESESSPSGDGSKTEAPPKSVKGSSTKAKDGGSPSSRGTPDAATPNTSTPPPTKPSKAAKNKPAASPTPTATQAFLKHANPSQGVTESLLEEAFSPFGAVAKVEIDKKKGFGYVDFAEPAGLQQAMAASPVSVAQSQVVVLERKANPSEKARKANPPAGGGNKAKTGNAEGSGPASSRGSRGGRGGRNKGSKGGPTSERPGSEKTSEA; translated from the exons ATGGCCCAGCCCGCCGCCGGGAAGCCCACGGCGGGACTGCTTCAGATCCCCGCCGCGGCCACCCAGAAAGCGGCCTCGCCTGCTCCGGCGAAGAAAGCGTCGAAGCCACCTACACCACGCCTGAAGCTCGTGATCCGACGTTTACCTCCGGGACTGACCCAATCCGAACTAGAGAGTGCTCTGGGAGACGAATGGACGGTTGGGGGTGGAAAGGTGGACTGGCTCCAGTACAAGCCGGGCAAAGTGTCGAAAGA TCCCGCCAAACCATCCCGTCCCGCCAGAGCCTACGTGCATGTCGTGTCGAGCGAGTGCATTACACCCTTCTCCGATACAGTGCGCCAGACATCCTTCCAGGATGCTCGCCAAACATCCCACGACCCTGTACTGCTTGGACCTCCCACATTGGAGTTTGCACCTTACGCCAAGACTCCCGGGAGCCGCGTGCGCAAGGATGCTCGCCAGGGCACGATTGACCAGGACTCAGACTTCATTGCGTTCCTGGAGAGTCTGACCCAGCCGATCGCGAAATCAGCTCCCGTAGACACCgtggatggggaagagaagaagaaagatacGGTGACAACTACGCCTCTGGTGCAATTCATCAAGGACAAAAAGGCAACCAAGGGTAAAGACGGTTCTGGGAAATCCTCCAAGCGGGCCGACAAGGAATCaaagctggagaaggtgcACGCAAAAAAGCTGTTACAACGTCCAGATAAGGACCCAGGATCTACAGTCTCAGAGAAAAAGGCTAAAGGCGAGAAGGGAGCCAAGGAAGCTGGAAAAGCGGCCAAGCTGGCAGGCGCCGGAGGTGCGAAGTCCAGCAAATCGGGTGCCACCGCGACAAAAGAGGGCGCCGGTGCATCAGAGCGAAAGAGAGAGCGTGGGAATGTCGCTGCTGCCGCCAAGATCCTCCAACGCGACTTGGGGCTTTCGCCAGCAGGGGCCCGGCGACGAGCAAAGGCTGAATCCGAATCCAGTCCATCCGGAGATGGATCGAAGACCGAGGCTCCTCCCAAGTCCGTCAAAGGCAGTTCTACAAAGGCCAAGGACGGAGGGTCGCCATCCTCACGCGGAACACCCGATGCTGCCACGCCGAATACGAGTACTCCTCCGCCCACGAAACCTTCCAAAGCCGCCAAAAACAAGCCGGCCGCCAGTCCGACCCCCACCGCCACCCAGGCGTTCCTGAAACATGCGAATCCGTCGCAGGGAGTCACGgagtcgctgctggaggaggcttTTAGTCCGTTTGGGGCCGTTGCGAAGGTGGAGattgacaagaagaaagggtTTGGGTATGTGGACTTTGCAGAGCCGGCCGGCCTGCAGCAGGCTATGGCCGCCAGTCCCGTGTCTGTCGCGCAGAGCCAAGTGGTCGTACTGGAGCGCAAAGCCAATCCGAGTGAGAAAGCGCGGAAGGCCAACCCACCAGCCGGAGGAGGGAATAAAGCGAAGACAGGGAATGCAGAGGGCAGCGGGCCAGCATCATCCAGGGGTTCGCGTGGTGGTCGGGGAGGTCGAAACAAAGGATCCAAAGGAGGACCGACTAGTGAGAGACCGGGTAGTGAGAAGACGAGCGAGGCTTGA
- a CDS encoding uncharacterized protein (ID:PFLUO_007323-T1.cds;~source:funannotate), whose translation MLRNLQGERVYVGKAASLSFLQLLRETVNQHIGPSQFSHNVKSEDMLETEAQHDPLNFAEERCDADEKRRYIQNYHAAISGFLYFGCSIDTTLSDATLPKTDREKTRAAIGDLMIAIGAQSCPHDPSSLQAERFFLARGQSRTFANMLEDPSMDLVRVFLLMSFYMLGACRRNAAFMYLGVAARAAVALGLHADSSETVSRTEQQERSRVWMSLCVLDLLVSSILGRPSATSSLLPEDRREAPPTAPTPTETRLIASYRLALILDEIIGRLYSEKAASMETADMLLAKLNRWSKCLPDSLRTTSLENDDDGSAQERVIGNLHVACSYHFAVILVTRPFLISALSIRLARLHQSLSAGVPSEPLEQDPAHSRLASACIDSAVYMLQTCLEVHQSGLLLRNMRILKLAIRSAWAFVFAAALVLGFSMFSHREVDTEVDGAFSSALAILRMLSQQSAQAAHYLEILTLLEAAVTQQRQRLAAQARQRRSQYVNRIFSLSENPATPRASSEADSQANSGTPLLLAQGGSLYPWITSDDTTTMTPPIVDTFPDWEGMELPLWDSFPFLTEPSVTL comes from the exons ATGCTACGGAACTTGCAAGGCGAACGAG TATATGTCGGCAAAGCTGCTTCTCTGTCAtttctgcagctcctgcgGGAAACCGTCAATCAGCACATCGGACCATCTCAGTTCTCTCACAATGTCAAGAGCGAGGACATGCTCGAGACAGAAGCTCAACATGACCCGCTGAACTTTGCTGAAGAACGCTGCGATGCGGACGAGAAGCGCCGGTATATCCAGAACTATCACGCAGCG ATAAGTGGCTTTCTCTATTTTGGATGCAGTATCGATACAACTCTGTCAGATGCGACCCTGCCCAAAACCGATAGGGAAAAGACCAGGGCGGCCATTGGCGATTTGATGATTGCCATCGGAGCCCAGTCATGTCCTCACGATCCAAGTAGTCTCCAGGCTGAACGGTTCTTCCTTGCCCGTGGCCAATCCAGGACGTTTGCCAATATGCTGGAGGACCCGAGTATGGATCTTGTTCGAGTGTTCCTTCTCATGTCGTTTTACATGCTTGGTGCTTGCCGCCGGAACGCGGCTTTCATGTACCTGGGTGTGGCAGCGCGAGCTGCCGTTGCTCTAGGGCTTCACGCTGATTCCTCGGAGACTGTCAGCCGTACTGAGCAGCAGGAAAG GTCCCGGGTGTGGATGAGCCTGTGtgttcttgatctgcttGTAAGTTCAATACTTGGCCGACCATCGGCCACATCGTCTTTATTGCCAGAGGATCGCCGAGAAGCTCCTCCGACAGCGCCTACGCCCACGGAGACTCGATTGATCGCATCGTATCGCCTAGCCTTGATATTGGATGAAATCATAGGTCGTTTGTACAGCGAGAAAGCGGCGTCCATGGAGACAGCCGATATGCTTCTCGCCAAACTAAATCGTTGGAGTAAATGCTTACCAGACTCACTGCGAACTACATCTCTCGAAAATGATGACGATGGTTCTGCTCAGGAACGTGTTATAGGCAACCTGCATGTGGCATGCTCGTACCACTTTGCCGTCATCCTCGTTACTCGTCCGTTTCTCATATCCGCACTGAGCATCCGGCTGGCCCGGTTGCATCAAAGTTTATCGGCCGGGGTACCCAGTGAACCGTTGGAGCAGGATCCGGCGCACTCCCGACTGGCGTCTGCATGCATCGACTCGGCCGTGTACATGCTACAGACGTGCTTGGAAGTCCATCAATCGGGGCTACTGCTACGGAACATGCGCATTCTCAAGTTGGCGATCCGCTCTGCCTG GGCTTTCGTCTTCGCCGCAGCCTTGGTCCTGGGATTCTCAATGTTCTCGCACCGAGAAGTCGATACTGAAGTAGATGGTGCCTTCAGTAGTGCTCTCGCCATCTTACGCATGCTATCCCAGCAATCAGCCCAAGCAGCACACTACCTCGAAATCCTAACATTGCTGGAAGCAGCCGTGACacagcagcgccagcgacTGGCCGCCCAGGCTCGCCAACGGCGAAGCCAGTATGTCAATCGGATATTCAGTCTGAGCGAAAACCCGGCTACTCCGCGGGCATCCAGCGAGGCTGATAGCCAAGCTAATAGCGGTACTCCGCTTCTACTTGCACAGGGCGGCTCCCTTTATCCGTGGATCACCTCGGATGATACCACAACGATGACACCTCCGATCGTGGATACATTTCCAGATTGGGAGGGCATGGAGTTACCGCTGTGGGACAGTTTTCCTTTTCTCACCGAGCCGTCCGTGACGCTTTGA
- a CDS encoding uncharacterized protein (ID:PFLUO_007324-T1.cds;~source:funannotate), with the protein MTTGWRRLTVGVVGGGIGGMSVAIALRRAGHEVTIYEKSDFAGEVGASVSCAANGTRWLHEWGVDVAKGDPVVLKKLINRDWKTGEPVSVYDLGDYEKRWGYVYNMFHRQYMHAMLKESAMGEEGPGTPATLLVNHRCKDINLQTGKICFEDGSTAQHDLIVGADGIGSTARRILGIQPEKRPSDSSCLHANVSTEDAIKAGLVDYSQDSALEYWGGQEGKWDKIVLSPCNGGKLLSYYCFFPREHGDYTNQTWGAESRPVEELLQPYPQLDRQVFGHLAIGKEIQPWRLWVHDPYPYIQRGNVCLLGDAGHPMMPHQSQGACMAIEDAAALGILFSPRYFSGDIPQMLAVYQDVRLPRVTKVQAAAAKAAYNINERIGFSFNKDIPTYKVEDTKKVLTIEEMNAYDMYKDVEEKLAAKLGSPYTDKFICGLPIGLELPNGIIIGASA; encoded by the exons ATGACGACAGGCTGGAGACGGCTCACCGTTGGCGTAGTCGGTGGCGGCATCGGCGGAATGTCCGTTGCTATTGCCCTACGTCGGGCAGGCCACGAGGTCACCATCTACGAGAAGTCCGATTTTGCGGGCGAGGTGGGTGCATCGGTTTCCTGCGCGGCAAACGGTACCCGATGGTTGCACGAGTGGGGGGTGGATGTGGCCAAAGGAGATCCAGTCGTGCTCAAGAAGCTCATTAACCGGGATTGGAAGACGGGGGAGCCGGTCAGCGTGTACGACCTGGGTGACTATGAGAAGCGGTGGGGATATGTGTACAACATGTTCCATCGGCAGTATATGCATGCCATGCTGAAGGAGTCGGCGatgggcgaagaaggacCGGGCACTCCTGCAACTTTGCTGGTGAACCACCGT TGCAAGGATATCAATCTCCAGACCGGCAAGATCTGCTTCGAAGACGGATCGACGGCGCAACACGACCTTATCGTCGGCGCAGACGGCATCGGGTCTACCGCGCGCCGCATCCTGGGAATTCAGCCAGAGAAGCGGCCCTCAGACTCCAGCTGCCTGCACGCCAACGTGTCAACCGAAGATGCCATCAAGGCCGGCCTGGTGGACTACTCGCAGGACAGCGCGCTGGAGTACTGGGGCGGACAGGAGGGCAAATGGGACAAAATTGTGCTGTCACCCTGCAACGGTGGAAAGCTGCTGTCGTACTACTGCTTCTTCCCGCGCGAGCATGGCGACTATACGAACCAGACATGGGGCGCCGAGTCGCGGCCCGTCGAGGAGTTGCTCCAGCCCTATCCCCAATTGGACCGACAGGTGTTTGGACATCTGGCAATTGGCAAGGAGATCCAGCCATGGCGTCTGTGGGTGCATGATCCGTATCCGTATATTCAGCGGGGGAATGTCTGTCTGCTCGGCGATGCTGGACACCCGATGATGCCGCATCAGAGCCAGGGTGCTTGCATGGCCATTGAAGATGCCGCGGCGCTGGGCATTCTCTTTAGCCCGCGGTACTTCTCCGGTGATATTCCCCAGATGCTGGCTGTGTATCAGGACGTGCGACTCCCGCGTGTCACAAAAGTGCAAGCCGCCGCTGCGAAGGCGGCGTATAATATCAATGAGCGCATTG GCTTCTCATTCAACAAAGATATCCCTACCTACAAGGTGGAAGACACGAAAAAAGTGCTGACAATCGAAGAGATGAACGC ATATGACATGTACAAGGATGTCGAAGAAAAGCTCGCTGCTAAGCTAGGCAGTCCATACACGGACAAATTTATTTGCGGCCTACCCATTGGATTGGAGTTGCCGAACGGGATCATTATCGGCGCGTCCGCATAA
- a CDS encoding uncharacterized protein (ID:PFLUO_007325-T1.cds;~source:funannotate), with the protein MSLSTTIETPAGKYEQPLGLFINNEWVKGAEGKTFETINPSNEKVITSVHEATEKDVDIAVKAARAAFEGVWHTVTPSERGRKLTKLADLFEQHIETLASIESLDNGKSLTMAKVDVTNAAGCLRYYGGWADKIHGQTIDTNPETLSYTRHEPIGVCGQIIPWNFPLLMWSWKIGPAVASGNTVVMKTAEQTPLSALYACKLIVEAGFPPGVINMLSGFGRTAGAALSSHMDIDKIAFTGSTMVGRSIMQAAAKSNLKKVTLELGGKSPNIVFDDADIDNAISWANFGIFFNHGQCCCAGSRLLVQEGIYDKFVARFKERAAANKLGDPFAADTFQGPQVSQLQFDRIMEYINHGKNEGATVALGGDRHGKEGYFIQPTVFTDVTHDMKIAQEEIFGPVITVQKFKDEADAIKIGNSTSYGLAAAVHTKNVNTAIRVSNALKAGTVWINSYNLISYQAPFGGFKTSGLGRELGSYALENYTQVKTVHYRLGDALFG; encoded by the coding sequence ATGTCGCTCTCCACTACCATCGAGACCCCCGCTGGCAAGTACGAGCAGCCTCTGGGCCTGTTCATCAACAACGAGTGGGTTAAGGGTGCCGAGGGCAAGACTTTCGAGACCATCAACCCCTCCAACGAAAAGGTCATCACCTCCGTCCACGAGGCCACCGAGAAGgatgtcgacatcgccgTCAAGGCCGCGCGCGCTGCCTTCGAGGGTGTCTGGCACACCGTGACCCCCTCCGAGCGGGGCCGCAAGCTCACCAAGCTGGCCGACCTGTTCGAGCAGCACATTGAGACCCTGGCCTCCATCGAGTCCCTGGATAACGGCAAGTCCCTGACCATGGCCAAGGTCGACGTCACCAATGCCGCGGGCTGCCTACGCTACTACGGTGGCTGGGCCGACAAGATTCACGGCCAGACCATCGATACCAATCCCGAGACTCTGTCCTACACCCGCCACGAGCCCATTGGTGTCTGCGGTCAGATCATCCCCTGGAACTTCCCCCTTCTCATGTGGTCCTGGAAGATTGGCCCCGCCGTCGCCTCCGGTAACACCGTCGTCATGAAGACCGCCGAGCAGACCCCTCTGTCGGCGCTGTACGCCTGCAAGCTCATCGTCGAAGCCGGCTTCCCCCCCGGTGTCATCAACATGCTCTCGGGCTTCGGCCGCACCGCCGGTGCCGCCCTCTCTAGCCACATGGATATCGACAAGATCGCCTTCACGGGTTCTACGATGGTGGGCCGCTCCATCATgcaggccgccgccaagAGCAACCTGAAGAAGGTTACCCTGGAACTGGGTGGCAAGTCACCCAACATCGTCTTTGATGATGCGGACATCGACAACGCCATCTCGTGGGCCAACTTCGGTATCTTCTTCAACCACGGCCAGTGCTGCTGTGCCGGCTCCCGCCTGCTGGTCCAGGAGGGCATCTACGACAAGTTCGTGGCCCGCTTCAAGGAGCGTGCGGCCGCCAACAAGCTTGGCGACCCCTTCGCGGCCGACACCTTCCAGGGCCCGCAGGTGTCACAACTCCAGTTTGATCGCATCATGGAGTACATCAACCACGGCAAGAACGAGGGTGCCACGGTCGCCCTGGGTGGTGACCGCCACGGCAAGGAGGGCTACTTCATTCAGCCCACCGTCTTCACCGATGTCACCCACGACATGAAGATCGCCCaggaggagatctttggtCCTGTGATTACGGTCCAGAAGTTCAAGGACGAGGCCGATGCCATCAAGATTGGCAACAGCACCAGCTACGGTCTGGCTGCCGCCGTGCACACCAAGAAcgtcaacaccgccatccgCGTGTCCAACGCCCTTAAGGCCGGTACCGTCTGGATCAACAGCTACAACCTGATCTCGTACCAGGCTCCGTTCGGTGGCTTCAAGACATCCGGTCTCGGCCGCGAGCTTGGCTCCTACGCTCTGGAGAACTATACCCAGGTCAAGACGGTGCACTACCGCCTGGGAGACGCGCTGTTTGGTTAA
- a CDS encoding uncharacterized protein (ID:PFLUO_007326-T1.cds;~source:funannotate), with amino-acid sequence MPVLQPKVTPLPPGIDLSGKTAVITGASAGLGLETARQLLAHKCSTVILAVRNISKGETCKEDLRLDPEIRKKNPNSTIRVLKLDVDRYDSVQNFTKVLQEELPVVNILILNAGISNVSLIRSPNGHEKHLQINYLSNVILLAELLPYLEASAEIAGSPTRITWIGSRMHDTMNSFANKAPIMPSEAVLERMDSKEAFLPYNRYGDSKLLCAMFMYTLAPRLDTDKVIFNMVCPGMIDTGISDSLPLYLRLPVNVVKALRARPLEVGGWLIVNAAVVLGPESHGRHIGDKDILK; translated from the coding sequence ATGCCGGTGCTCCAGCCGAAAGTGACACCCCTACCCCCGGGAATTGACCTGAGTGGGAAAACCGCAGTCATCACCGGCGCGAGTGCAGGTCTCGGCCTGGAGACAGCACGCCAGCTTCTCGCCCACAAATGCTCAACAGTTATCCTTGCCGTGCGAAACATCTCCAAAGGCGAGACCTGTAAGGAGGACCTTCGACTGGACCCAGAAATTAGGAAAAAGAACCCCAATTCCACCATCAGAGTCCTGAAGCTCGACGTTGACCGCTACGACAGCGTGCAGAACTTTACAAAAGTCCTCCAGGAAGAGCTCCCAGTTGTgaacatcctcatcctcaacgcAGGAATCAGTAATGTCAGTCTCATTCGCAGTCCGAACGGCCACGAGAAGCACCTCCAAATCAACTACCTTTCCAACGTCATCCTTCTCGCGGAACTCCTCCCCTACCTCGAAGCTAGTGCTGAGATAGCTGGGTCTCCCACGCGGATTACTTGGATTGGAAGCCGAATGCACGATACAATGAACAGTTTTGCAAACAAGGCCCCTATCATGCCCTCGGAAGCTGTACTCGAGCGCATGGACTCCAAGGAGGCGTTTCTGCCCTATAACCGGTACGGGGACAGCAAACTCCTCTGTGCAATGTTTATGTACACTCTTGCACCTCGTCTCGATACGGATAAGGTCATATTCAATATGGTCTGCCCGGGAATGATTGATACGGGTATCAGTGATTCGCTGCCGCTGTACCTCCGTCTTCCCGTGAATGTCGTCAAGGCTCTTCGTGCTCGCCCGTTGGAGGTTGGGGGATGGCTCATTGTCAATGCTGCTGTCGTTCTTGGACCCGAGTCACATGGGAGGCACATTGGCGATAAGGATATTCTTAAGTGA